attacttttaaatacaaaatacacAGTGTCCTTTCTCTTCCACGTGTTTGGGGTGATTGGGAGGTAAATTTTAAATAAGGGTCTCAGCTGTCGAACAGGGCACAGGCTCCAAGTGGGAGGGCCACGAGCCCCAGGTGCACCCCTCCCCTGCACTGCCCCTGACTGGGGGCTCTCGGTGCCCTGGCCCAAGGCCCCCTAGATGGCGAGGAGCCCTTCTGCGAGGTGGCACAGAGCCGATGCTGTGGGATTCCAGGTGGGCCTGGTGTCGACGGACAGGGTCAGACAGAGGAGAAGGTCTTAGCCCATGAAGCAGACAGGCCCCAGCAGCACCCCTCCCCGCCTCGGGGGGGCCCCCAGGTCTGAGAAGGAGGCGTCCAGCACTGGCAGCTGCTCCAGTACAGGTGTTCGAACCTCCAGCACCGTCCGGCCTTGCTGGGTCTTGAGGGGGAGACACCAGAGTGGGAGGAGTGAGCATAGGGGAGGCACACAGGGCCTGCAGACACCCCAACCTCAGGCCCAGGCTCTCCGCGCCTTCAAGTGCCCTGAGATGCTGTTCCTCTCATCCGTGTCCCATGTTCAGACTTTGCTAAAGTTTCTTCCAGAGAGTCAGGATTGGGAAAGCTGGGAgggttgtgcgtgtgtgtgtgcacgcacacgcatGCAGTCTTGAGCCAGTCTGAACACCTTTGTGTTTGCCTTTGAGATTATTTGTCTGTAGTGGTGGTGTGAGCCTGTGTGACTCCACGGGGACGTGTGTACATGTGTTTGTGGGTGTAAGTGTGTGATGACAGCCAACACGATTCCacgtgtgtgtacctgtgtgacCCTCTCCAGGCAACTCTGGGGATGTATATACGGATTGGGGGTGTCCGTGTGCCCCTCCGTTTGGGAGGGGGCATTGTTTATACCCCGTGTGTGCAGAGGGCAACCTGTGTAAATGTGCTTACAAGCCTGCATGACTCACTCTGGGTGACACTGCCATGTGCACACAGGTGACACCCaccttccatccttccatccttcctgccCTTCCTGACACCAGGAAGCTGGCCTCCTCGTGCTCTCCCCGAGCGCCCCTGCCCGAAGGGTCTTCCCACCGCCTCCTCCAGCCTGAGTCTGGGACCTGCCCCCACCCAGCTCTCCCTGGTTCCCACCTGACAGCCGTCTCTGAATTCCTTGACATAGGGGCTGGTCTCCGGGCTCAGCTCATCCTCATTGGCCCCTCGGAGCTTCAGGGGGCCATCCCGGATCTCCCCAGAGCAGGGGTACGAGATGTTCTGGTGGGCTGAGACGCTGAGCAACCGCAGGAAGGTGAGCTGGACCACACCGACCGGGGAGCCTTCGGAGTCCACGTAAGAGAACTGGCAGGAGAGAGGGCTGTAGTCAAGGATGGACACGGGCCTGCAGAGCAGCTACAGAAGCAGGGCGGCTGAGCCAGGGTCACGGGCGGGGAATGGGTGGGAGGAAAGGGCTGGGGGAGAAGTAAGGGGCCAGGGCGGGAGCCAGGGCATAAATAAAAGGCAGACTTTTGTCTTAGGTTGTCAAGGGAAGGAGATGAAGTGAGCACCAGAAGACTGGTGAGAAGGAACGGAATAAGAGAATAGTCTGCAGGCTCCGCAGGGTCAAGGGTCAGGGAACTTGTCACACAAACCCAGAAACCACTAGGCCCAGAGGGGGGCTCCACTGTGGTGCAAGGGACAGGGCCGTCAGAGGCCAGATCTCACCTGCGTGACATCATCCCTGGGCGTCACACAGGTTTCCCCTCCTGCCGTAAAGTTGCAGAAAACCCGGAAGGCATCCCGAGCACAGCCCTGGTTGGGGTCGACCCAGTACTCTCCTGTCGAGTGGGGGAGGGTCAGGGCCCCTGAGGCCTTGGACCCAAGATGCTCtttgcctcacttccctcccacTGCTCCAACCAGCCGCCCCCACATATGCCCTCAGACACCCAGTCCTCCGTTCCCCCGCCAGGCCCCCAGAACACAGCTCTGGTTTCCCTCATCACCTTATGCCCCTGTCCGGCTctgccgcccctccccccagcagcaCCCCCAGGCTCGCCAATGGAGGCGGTAGGAGCACTGACACCCTCACGCTGGTCCAGCGTGTGGCTGTAGGCTTGCacacgtgtctgtgtgtgtaaatGCCAGCATGTGTGTCCACGAGTCTATGTTTATCTATTTCTGTAGACCCTGAGCGGATAATGAGCCGAAGGTAGGACCATGTCAGTTGCTAAATACTGAAATACCTCTGACCCAGTTGGTAAAGAGCTGCTGCCCCAAgcccctccaccctcacccccaccccacagctTCCCCAAGCCTCCCCCGACATCCGTCCTGCTTGTTCATGCCCACGCAGTTGTTCACATGTCGTGTCCCTGGCACTGACCGTCGGGCAGCTCTGGGTGGCAGAGCTTCAGGTCCTGGCAAGTGCGAGCGGGACTGTCCTGGGTCCCTGTCGGCCGCCTCATCTGCTCAATCTCCTCCCGCAGGGAGTCCAGGGAGCCAAAGACCTCCTCCAGCCCCCCAGGACTGCCCGGGGCCCCCCCAGTTGGCACGGCCTCATCTTCCTGCATCAGCTGGCTCCCATCCACTGAGCGCCGAGTCTTCTTGGGCATCTGGATGGGCAGGGGCTGGATTACCTCACCGGGGGGGCCCTGGTGGAGGGAAGGGCGGAGAGGGCAAGAGACAGGTCAGGGTGAGGGCGATGTGGAGAAACACCCAGACAGAGGGGGACCGTCAGAAGAGCAGGACCTGACACTGACTCACCGGGTGTCCAGGAGGGCCCTGGATGCCCTTCTCTCCCTTAGGTCCGGCTGGGCCCTGCCAAGGGAGTCAATGAAGTCATGGAGGGGTCAGAAGGTCAAGAATGCGATCAAGGTCACAGAAGGGTCAAATCAGTCTCTGGGCTGGGAATGAGGGGCTCCACCAGCAGGGAGTATGTTTGTCTTGAAGAGACAGTGTCAAGTCCACCTAtggagggctgggggaagggaaggtcagagctggctgggggtCACTCACTGTGGCTCCTTTGGCTCCTTTGGGGCCAGCAGGTCCCTGTGAAACAAGGAACAAGAAAGAGATGGTCAGCACAGGGGAAGGTCAGGACAAGGAGAACTGGAGAGGCAAGGTCACGAGTTCACAGGACCCGGGAGCCATCACAAGAGGGGCAGGCATGGGAGACATGGGGACATTCGGGAGGCCCTGGAAGGACAGGAGTGGAAACACTGAAAGTGTAGGAACATATTGGGGACACGGGAACCTATGAGTGTTATGCTGGCGTCGTCATGGAAGCCAGTGGGGGATTATGGAGGGGGGCAGTGGGGTTTAGAGGACTGAGTTGAGGAACAGATGGGGTACTCACAGGGAAGCCGGGGGGCCCTCCAGGACCAATAGGGCCAGATGCTCCTGGGATGCCCTAGGAAAGGGAGGGGCCTGGTTCAACTgggtcctcctcccctccccctccctcaccccacagCTGAGTCTCCACCCCCCACCTTCCCACACCCCCATgaatccccaccctcaccccacccttaGACCTCCCAGGACCACGCCCTCTACTCACCGTCTCCCCCTTTGGCCCTGTGGATCCCTGAGGACCAGGAAGCCCTCGATCAcccttctctccctgctcccccgGGGGGCCAATCAGTCCAATGAGACCTGGGTGACCCTGGAAAAGGGGCCAGGTGGTCAGGGGGATGCAGAGAGGAGACACATGGACGGGGAGAAGGAGAACCACAGGGGTCAGAGCCCAGAAGACAAGAGAGGGACTCGGGCCGGGTCTGAGGAAAGAGCAGGGGCTGCCACGGCCCTGACTGAGGAAGGGCTCCCCAAGAGCACAAGGCCCCCCGGAGGTTTCAGGGGTGGGGCTGAGACACCTGGCAATGTGCGGTCACTCACCTTCTCTCCCTTGGCCCCAGCATCGCCCCGGAGGCCAGGAAGCCCTGGGGGTCCCTGTGGGGAGATAGGAAGTCACTCTCTCCTGGGGGAGGCAGGACCACACTCTCCCCCCACCACTTCCCACTTCCTCCAAGGCTGGATGCCCACTGCCCCAGGGCCCCCCCACCCACCAACCCTATCCACAGTCACTCACCACAGGGCCTGGAGGCCCAGCCTGGCCTGTGGCCCCGGGACGGCCTTGCTGGCCCTGCAGATTCAAGGGGACCACAGGGATGAGGAAGAGTGTCCCCACACCGtgcgcctccccctccccagccaagCCTCTCTGCCCCGTGACTCACCACTGCGCCCAGGAGCCCCCGCAGACCATCAGGGCCAGGTTTTCCTGCTGGCCCTGCAGGACCCACAGGGCCTGTCTTTCCCGGGGCACCCACAGCACCAGGATCCCCCTGAAACACACCCAAAAAAGTGTCCTGAAGGGCAAAGGAGGGGGTGTGGCTGGGGGCAGTGGGTCCAAGGTGGACGGGggtgaggcagggaggaggggtcaAACCCCAGGGACTCCTGGGCAGGGACAAGTATAGGGAACCCTGTCCCCGCAGGGGGCTCGGCGTGGAGATGGTGGATGTGGGGGAGGTGTTTGGAGGCTGCTGTGTGAGGACCAAAGGGGTGGGAAAATGGAAGGGATGTTCCAGCATCCAGGGCGGCCTCTCCCTCACCTTGGCTCCCTTCTCTCCTTGTCGCCCCTCAGGACCAGGCGCACCAGCAGGTCCCTGCAGGTGGAGGCGGCAGTGAATAGCCAggctcacctccctccccctcgcTGTCCTCCTGGTGCAcatacacacgtgtacacacacacacgtgtacacacacacacatacctgcgCATGCACAGGCACGACCGCAGAGGCCGACTCATGGATGGGAGAGCCGGTACAGCTGTATCAGCTGTTAAAATACTGAGTAGTTCTGTGCATTTGGTGAAGAGCCTCTTGCCCACACACCACCAGCAAAAAGAGGGTTAATCCTGACCCAGCAGGGACCTCCCCAGGAAAGCCAGCCCCTTCCCTCCGTGTCCATTCTGATTGGCTGGTACACAACACCACCCCTGGCAAGAACAGATGGAATATACAGGAACAAATATGCACAGCACGCTTACAAACACACAtggtcacacacatacacacctcacCCAAGGACAACCGGCACACCAGGCATCTCCCTCCACATCCCACCTGCCATTGCCCCAACTGCCATCCAGCCTGCCCCGCAAGGTCCCAGGTGACGACCTCACTTACCCGCTTTCCAAGAGGTCCAGGAGGTCCATTCTCCCCAGTGGGACCAGGGGATCCCTGTGGAGGGAGGAAGAGTGGTGGGTGAGGGACCCCTCAGGCATAGGGCATAGTAGAGGGGAAACAGGGCTGAGGGCCTGGGCTCAGTGGTGGGGTAGGGGTCCCCGGGCACTCACAGGCTGTCCTGGCTCTCCATCTTCTCCACGGTCACCCTTAACACCATCCTGGCCCTGCAGGGATGAAACAAGGTCAGAAGGTCAAACTGCCAATCCTCCCATCCCTCCACCTGCCTTACCAAAACCCCGGTTCCCATGCCCACACCCATCGGCCACACAGAGCCCCTCCAGAGCAGACCACCTctttgcccctcccctccccaggtaaGACTCACCCGAGGGCCACTTTCTCCAGGAGGGCCAGGGTCACCAGGAAAGCCAACAGGACCCTGATCCAGAGGGAGACCAAGGGTCAGGGTCACAGACCCCTAAGCCCACGCAGGGCCAACAGACCCCCATGGCCACATGCCACACTCTCCCTCTCTACAGGCAGTGCCCACCTGCACCATTTAGGAAGAGGGTCTCCGGCACCCCCTTTTCCCCACCTCCTGCACTGCCTGCCCTCTAAGGCTTTCAGGTTATTAACTAGGgtttctctcactttctctctggaTCCCAGACCCCGTACATCCCTCCCAGGAGACCCCATTCGCAAAGCCTTCCTCCCAGGCATCCCCCACACTCTTGGGCTCCCCAAACTCCAAGATCCTCACACCCATATCCCCAGATCTCCATTCACAGGGGCCTCCTCgcagcccctccccacaaacTCACAGGGTTCCCTTTGGGGCCATCATCACCGGTGGGGCCCTTAGGCCCTGGTGGTCCCGCCTCTCCTGGCTGCCCCgactctcctttctccccacGTTCCCCGCGTGGACCCTAGAGGATGAGCGGAGGTTACAGCTGGTCCCAAAGGGGTCCCAGAGATCAAAGATCCAGCCCCTGCTTCTAAAAAACCTTCAGCTTCCCCCTCGTGCATCGCCGACATCGGGGTGCACACAGAAAGGCAAGCCCATCATGGGAGTCCCTGGCCCCTCTTCCCTTCAAGGAAAGGGGACAGGGCCCACCCGGATCCAGGGACCAGGCCTCATGGAGAATGACCAGGAGCACAGACTCATGGGCTGCGCAGAAGTTCCAGCTCCAGGAGGTCAGAggaaaggtgggggtgggattgAGGGGGTGAAGGGGATTGCAGAGCAGGGCCTCAGAACTACCACTCACCTTGACCCCTGGCTCGCCCTGGACTCCTGGAGATCCTGGCTCTCCTGGCTCCCCCTGCAAGGAGATTGGGGTCAAAAacctccaccccccaaaaaagaatccTGATATTCCCCCTCACTCTCTTTTGACCCCCCAAAATTGGCAAAAGTCCAACCCTCATCCCCCCAGACCATCTATGTATCCCTTCCCAGTACCTTCTCTCCAGGGGGACCCAGGTTCCCAACACCTCCAGGGGGACCTTGTGGACCCTGGAAGAGGAATAGAAATAGGGATCATTGCTTATGGGGGGGGGCATGggggggcagagccaggaggaggGCCTAAGGTCAGAGCAGTGAGACAGAGGGAGACCTTCCCAGGGTCCACCGGCTTCTCTTGGCATCTGAGATGAGACTAGAGTTTACAGTCTGGGGAAAGGGAGGCAGAGGACCGGCCACACTGATCTGGAGGGACAAGGGGCCAAGAGGACTCACATCAGCTCCATTGGGTCCAGCTGGGCCTCGAGGTCCTGGGGGCCCGGGGGGTCCCTGGAGAAAAGATACACGTGACGGGAAGGGACGTGAGAGAAAGCCAGCCATAGATGCACGTGAGTGGTGGAGGGTGAGGGAGGCAGAGGTCCTGGCGGGGAGGGAGGCAGCCAGGCCAGGGAATGGCATGCAGGGAGCTGGGAGTCGGAGGCAGTGGGctgctggggtgggggctggatgAGCAGGGGTGTGCCTAGCGGGTGGGGCTGGAATCAGTCGGGATCACACCCTATCAATGGGGTCCCACTCACCATAGGGCCCACGTCTCctgtttctcccttctcccccgaGGGGCCTGGCAAACCCTGCGCAGGTGTACACAGCACAGACCCAGGTGACCAAACCACCTGGAGCACAGCCTTCGGCAGAGGGGTCCCCCCCATACAGATCCCACATACCCCCCACCACCCAgtcctctgcccccacctccccagacctCCTTTGtcagcagggggctggggggtcTGGGGCGGACATCAGCTCCAGCGTGAACCCACCTCTCAGCCCCTGTCTCCACCCCCCAACTCACCTGTAGACCAATGGGTCCTGGGGGCCCATTGAACCCTCTTGTTCCCTCATCACCTTTGGCTCCAAAGTGTCCCTGGGGACCCCGAGCTCCAGGCTCCCCATCTGCCccctgaggtgggaggagggcaggacAAGGACACAAAGATGGTCGTGGGTCAGGTGTGTTCTAGCCACAAGCCCCACACAGAGCCGGGCACCAGGCCTGgagccccccactcccacccccaaccccatggGCAGAGGGAAACTGAGGGCAGAATCAAGGCTGCACACAGAACATCGTCACTCACCGCGGCTCCAGGCTGCCCCACGGGACCAATGGGTCCAGGGGGTCCAGGAGGGCCCTGGGGGAGAAAGAAGAGTCAGAGATGCCAAGATGGGGAGAGACCAGGTGGGAATGAGGTTAAAGGCCAGAGGTGAAAAGTCAAAGGAATGGACACTTACATGTTCCCCCTTGTTCCCTTTAGTGCCCTTCTGTCCGGGGTCTCCCACCTCACCCTGGGGGTAGAAAGCACGTGGGACGTTAGAGGAAGgagtggggggggcggggagaataAGCAGACAGGGATTGCGGGCCATGCCCAGACCAGCGATCTCATCGGGAAAGAAGACTGAGTCCAGGGTCTGTGGCCTCCCTCACCTTGTCTCCATCCTCTCCTGCCATGCCCGGGGGGCCAGCAGGGCCAGGAAGCCCCACGGGACCCTGCACCCCATCGCGGCCAGTCGGACCGATGGGGCCCTTCTCACCCtgtgagagaaggaaggagtcATGACCCAGAGATAGCTGTCCCCCTCAAACACCCCTACAGGAAATCCCCCGTAACCCATCAGCTCACAGACCCCTCCCCAGCATCTCCCCAGGGACCCCACACTCACCGGAACACCTTTCTCTCCTGCTGCTCCAGGGGGACCTTGCGGCCCTGGGCGCCCTGGGGGGCCAATGGGTCCCCCAGATCCTGCTGCACCTCGCTCCCCAGGGGATCCCTGAGACAGGAGATAGAGTGAGACACCCCAAAGGAAGAGACCACAGCCCACCTACACCAGAGGACCACTGACCATGGTTCCCAGGAGAAGAGCCCAACATCAGATGCCTTATGGCTGACCCTGCCCGGTCCCGCAGCCCCCCCAAAATCCAGATGCCGCACCGcatccttcctcccctctgccccccaggGACCCCAGACTTACTGCAGGGCCAGGGGGACCAGCCGGACCTTCATTTCCCTTCAAACCAAGTCCGCCCTATGAACCAGAAATCAGAGGCAACAGACTTGAGACAGGAAGGGGGGACATGGGGTCCAGGAGACAAGCggggaaggatgggggtggggagacgggAGTAGGGTGACGCTGAGGGGTGCCGGGAAGACTGGTGACTTATTACAGACAGCCAGGTTGGAGTCACACTCACAGCAGTGCCAGGGAGGCCTCTCTCTCCCGGGAAGCCCCTCAGACCAGCGGGACCATCCTTCCCTGGGGCCCCAGGGGGCCCAGGGTCACCCTAAAAGGAAACAGAGGTGATGAGCCACTTCCACACTCCCAAATTGGGCAGAGAGATCTCTGTCCCCTCAAATCCCCGTTTGCCTGTTCCCTTAGGCACCCCAACCCTAGACCCCCAAGTTCCCCCCTGCCGGGCCCCTTACTGACCTTTGTCCCTTCTTTTCCAGCTGTTCCAGTGAGTCCCTGCTCTCCAGGGGGTCCCGGGGGGCCTGGGTGACCTCGCTCCCCCATGGGCCCGCTTTCTCCTGCGGCTccctgggaaagagagagagagactccaaTCTCAGAGCCTTCACCTCACTCTGTCCACCTTAAATTTTCCCTTAGAACCCCTTCATGTCTGCCCCAAAGCTCCTGGGAAATTCCTGGAGCTCTCCTAGGCCTCCGCTCTGGTTTTCATTCCCCGGTGTGGAGTAACCATACCACCTGGTGTCCCTGAGGGGACCTTCCTCTTCTCCAAGATGTGAGAAGATGAGAACTGGCCCAGGAAACAGACTGAAATTTGGGATCCCTGCTCCAAATCCCAGTCCCAGGGGTCCAGCTCAGTCAAAGGAGGGGCAGGGGCCCGTGACCgggaaaagggagaagagaggcaGATAGACTAACTCCAGGGTCTGGGGTCCTTTCTCTCCAGGGAGCAGGCATACCTGGGGTCCCACCACTCCTGGGGGGCCAGGGGGGCCGGTCTTCCCTTGGAAAccctgagagaggaagagaggagagggcagtCAGAACACACAGTCAGGCGTGGACATTGTGGCACAGACCCCAGGCTCCCGGAGGGTCACCACCAAGTCCTTGGCTGTGGTCTGAGCAGCGCCGAGATGCGCTCCACTCAGCCAGGAGAACCTTCCCAGAGGGCCTTCGGGACAGGACAGCTCGGGAGTGAGGGTCTGAGGAGGCCGGGGCACCACTTACCACTTCTCCTCTCTGGCCTGGGTGTCCCGGCAGCCCATCCTTCCCGGGGGGGCCCTGGAAGAGGTTCAGATGTCAGGTGAGCTCTAGGctgggaagggggatggggaaggatTCACAGTACCAGAGCgggtcagaggtcagaggtcagctTACTGGAGGTCCTTTGGGGCCAGGAAATCCGTTGGGGCCCTGAGGTCCAGGGAGACCCTAGATACAAAGCTAGGTTGAGtcaggagaatggggaggggtgCTGGGCAAGGGGTCTCTCCCTGCAGTGAGAGGGAGCCGGCCCCACTCCGGCTCCCTGGGGAGCGCTGGGGAACAGGGGGCTCAGGCCACACTCACCCTCTCTCCGGGGGGCCCGTGGGGGCCATCACCACCCGATGTTCCCTGTGGGG
The DNA window shown above is from Phocoena phocoena chromosome 10, mPhoPho1.1, whole genome shotgun sequence and carries:
- the COL11A2 gene encoding collagen alpha-2(XI) chain, coding for MERCSRCHRLLLLVPLLLGLSAAPAWAGAAPVDVLWALRFPSLPDGVRRARGICPADVAYRVSRPAQLSAPTRQLFPGGFPKDFSLLTAVRTRPGLQAPLLTVYSAQGVRQLGLELGQPVRFLYEDQTGRPQPPAQPVFRGLSLADGKWHRVAVAVKGQSVTLIIDCKKRVTRPLPRSAHPVLDTRGVIIFGAQILDEEVFEGDVQELAIVPGVQAAYESCEQKELECEGGWRERPQRQQSHRAQRSPKQQPPRLHRSQNQEPQRQSIESLYYDYEPPYYGVMTTVTTPDYQDPTPGEEEGNLESHPLPPTEEEQTDLQVPSTADRFLTEEYGEGGTDPTAGPYDYTYGYGDDFREETELGPALSAETAHLGAGARGPRGLKGEKGEPAVLEPGMLVEGPPGPEGPAGFPGPPGIQGNPGPVGDPGERGPPGRAGLPGSDGAPGPPGTSLMLPFRFGSGGGDKGPVVAAQEAQAQAILQQARLALRGPPGPMGYTGRPGPLGQPGSPGLKGESGDLGPQGPRGPQGLMGPPGKAGRRGRAGADGARGMPGEPGVKGDRGFDGLPGLPGEKGHRGDTGAQGLPGPPGEDGDRGDDGEIGPRGLPGESGSRGLLGPKGPPGIPGPPGVRGMDGPHGPKGSLGPQGEPGPPGQQGTPGTQGLPGPQGAIGPHGEKGPRGKPGLPGMPGSDGPPGHPGKEGPPGTKGNQGPSGPQGPLGYPGPRGVKGVDGIRGLKGHKGEKGEDGFPGFKGDMGVKGDRGEIGVPGSRGEDGPEGPKGRTGPTGDPGPPGLMGEKGKLGVPGLPGYPGRQGPKGSLGFPGFPGASGEKGARGVSGKSGPRGERGPTGPRGQRGPRGATGKSGAKGTSGGDGPHGPPGERGLPGPQGPNGFPGPKGPPGPPGKDGLPGHPGQRGEVGFQGKTGPPGPPGVVGPQGAAGESGPMGERGHPGPPGPPGEQGLTGTAGKEGTKGDPGPPGAPGKDGPAGLRGFPGERGLPGTAGGLGLKGNEGPAGPPGPAGSPGERGAAGSGGPIGPPGRPGPQGPPGAAGEKGVPGEKGPIGPTGRDGVQGPVGLPGPAGPPGMAGEDGDKGEVGDPGQKGTKGNKGEHGPPGPPGPIGPVGQPGAAGADGEPGARGPQGHFGAKGDEGTRGFNGPPGPIGLQGLPGPSGEKGETGDVGPMGPPGPPGPRGPAGPNGADGPQGPPGGVGNLGPPGEKGEPGEPGSPGVQGEPGVKGPRGERGEKGESGQPGEAGPPGPKGPTGDDGPKGNPGPVGFPGDPGPPGESGPRGQDGVKGDRGEDGEPGQPGSPGPTGENGPPGPLGKRGPAGAPGPEGRQGEKGAKGDPGAVGAPGKTGPVGPAGPAGKPGPDGLRGLLGAVGQQGRPGATGQAGPPGPVGPPGLPGLRGDAGAKGEKGHPGLIGLIGPPGEQGEKGDRGLPGPQGSTGPKGETGIPGASGPIGPGGPPGFPGPAGPKGAKGATGPAGPKGEKGIQGPPGHPGPPGEVIQPLPIQMPKKTRRSVDGSQLMQEDEAVPTGGAPGSPGGLEEVFGSLDSLREEIEQMRRPTGTQDSPARTCQDLKLCHPELPDGEYWVDPNQGCARDAFRVFCNFTAGGETCVTPRDDVTQFSYVDSEGSPVGVVQLTFLRLLSVSAHQNISYPCSGEIRDGPLKLRGANEDELSPETSPYVKEFRDGCQTQQGRTVLEVRTPVLEQLPVLDASFSDLGAPPRRGGVLLGPVCFMG